Proteins co-encoded in one Arachis hypogaea cultivar Tifrunner chromosome 11, arahy.Tifrunner.gnm2.J5K5, whole genome shotgun sequence genomic window:
- the LOC112720625 gene encoding uncharacterized protein At4g06744: MGTITSINALLLFMLSTFLLFYFPYFAIGKDEAGRQRQALEIIIGPGGPGYYYPGPAPSPQCPPPLPPPPPEPACPPPLPPPPPPPPPPPPPPPPPPPPPAACPTSSPPPPPPPLPTCPPPLPPPPPPPPPTCPPPSPPPRPPPPPPPRPPPPRPPPQTRLIRARGVLLKFKKFEIVDKTGYTNNWKGSDPCKYKGIRCATYPNTKEKAVAGIDLNQAKITGVKNGTLKLSDVLGEIPELTFFHVNSNGFGGNLPDLSVNKFKYFYELDLSNNKLSGAFPIQVLQATNLTFLDIRFNQLSGPIPPELFVQDLDVIFINNNLFSGNLPSNFGSTPARYLTFANNQFSGTIPSSIGKASKTLTEVLFLGNNLDGCLPYEIGLLGKATVFDASKNIITGPIPHSFGCLKSIQFLNLASNQLYGPVPEIVCILPGLRNNGNLSLSDNYFTQVGPECLKLIESKVLDVNNNCILGLPNQRSPEECHMFFSNAKPCSNPKSFHYIPCKPYYSQLHSQAVAPPLLQEDSSFYSSPPEPVTYKTLRPHRL, encoded by the exons ATGGGCACCATCACATCCATTAACGCCTTGCTCTTATTCATGCTATCTACTTTCTTGCTTTTTTACTTCCCATATTTCGCCATCGGCAAAGATGAGGCCGGGCGGCAAAGACAAGCATTGGAGATTATCATAGGACCAGGCGGCCCCGGTTATTATTATCCTGGCCCTGCTCCTTCACCCCAATGTccccctcctcttcctcctcctcctcccgaACCGGCatgtcctcctcctcttcctccaccgccgccgccaccaccaccacctcctcctcctcctccacctccacctccaccaccaGCAGCGTGTCCCACATCATCTCCACCTCCGCCGCCGCCTCCACTTCCGACGTGTCCCCCTccattaccaccaccaccaccacctcctccaccTACTTGTCCCCCTCCATCACCACCGCCGcgtcctcctccaccaccaccaccacgacCACCACCTCCTCGTCCTCCTCCACAGACACGGTTGATAAGAGCACGAGGAGTACTTCTAAAATTCAAGAAATTTGAAATCGTTGACAAAACAGGGTACACTAATAACTGGAAAGGCTCAGATCCATGCAAGTACAAGGGGATAAGGTGCGCCACATATCCAAACACAAAGGAGAAAGCTGTGGCCGGAATAGACCTCAACCAAGCCAAGATCACCGGTGTTAAAAACGGAACATTGAAGCTTTCCGATGTCTTGGGCGAAATTCCAGAGCTCACATTCTTCCACGTTAACTCTAACGGCTTCGGCGGCAACCTCCCAGACTTATCCGTTAATAAGTTCAAGTATTTCTACGAACTTGACCTCAGCAACAACAAGCTCTCAGGTGCGTTCCCAATACAAGTTCTTCAGGCTACCAATCTAACATTCCTGGACATTAGGTTCAACCAACTCTCCGGCCCAATTCCACCGGAACTCTTCGTCCAAGATCTCGATGTTatcttcatcaacaataactTGTTCTCCGGCAACCTCCCTAGTAATTTCGGCTCAACTCCTGCCAG GTACCTCACGTTCGCCAACAATCAATTTAGCGGCACGATCCCAAGCAGCATTGGTAAAGCTTCGAAGACGCTAACCGAAGTGCTGTTCTTGGGGAACAACCTTGACGGGTGCCTGCCCTACGAGATAGGCTTGCTCGGCAAGGCGACAGTCTTTGATGCGAGCAAAAACATCATTACGGGTCCCATTCCTCACTCTTTCGGATGCTTAAAAAGCATTCAGTTCCTCAACCTTGCAAGCAACCAGCTGTATGGTCCAGTTCCGGAGATCGTCTGCATTCTCCCGGGGCTCCGCAACAACGGCAACTTGTCGTTGTCGGACAACTACTTTACCCAAGTTGGTCCTGAGTGCTTGAAGCTGATAGAGAGCAAGGTTCTTGACGTCAACAATAACTGCATCTTGGGGCTTCCTAATCAAAGATCACCGGAAGAATGCCACATGTTCTTTTCCAATGCGAAACCATGCTCTAACCCCAAATCTTTCCATTACATCCCTTGCAAACCGTACTACTCGCAGTTACACTCCCAAGCCGTGGCGCCGCCGCTGCTTCAAGAAGATAGTTCTTTCTATTCTTCACCGCCTGAGCCGGTAACCTATAAGACTCTCAGACCTCATCGCTTATGA
- the LOC112720626 gene encoding microtubule-associated protein 70-5, with protein sequence MSEERLRFEGSTIQRAEKSKELATCQGEVKALRATKALKDKAIEELRNEVSKLDQKLRTTENHLKDKNLEIKKLTEEKKDALAAQYAAEAALRRVHLDQKDDDYIPFESVITPLEDEIKLYKNEIKALQEDKKALERLTKSKEFALLEAERILRSALERALIVEEVQNENFDLKRQIEICQRKRITKRSWKLKSLAKPFMNLMRSS encoded by the exons ATGAGCGAGGAAAGATTGCGATTCGAAGGATCGACAATTCAACGAGCCG AAAAGAGTAAGGAACTTGCAACTTGCCAGGGTGAAGTCAAGGCCTTAAGGGCAACTAAAGCTCTGAAGGATAAGGCCATAGAAGAG CTGAGAAATGAAGTTAGTAAACTGGATCAGAAACTTAGAACAACTGAGAATCATCTTAAGGACAAG AATCTAGAAATAAAGAAACTGacagaagaaaagaaagatgcTTTGGCTGCGCAATATGCAGCAGAAGCAGCTCTTAGAAGGGTACATTTAGATCAGAAGGATGATGATTATATTCCATTTGAGAGTGTGATCACTCCTCTTGAGGATGAGATCAAGTTGTATAAAAATGAG ATTAAAGCACTGCAAGAAGATAAGAAGGCATTGGAACGGCTCACAAAGTCGAAAGAATTTGCATTGCTCGAAGCAGAGAGGATATTAAGAAGTGCACTAGAGAGGGCTCTAATAGTTGAGGAAGTTCAGAATGAAAACTTTGATCTGAAGAGACAGATTGAGATTTGCCAG AGAAAACGCATCACCAAAAGATCATGGAAGTTGAAAAGCTTAGCCAAACCATTCATGAACTTGATGAGGTCATCTTAG